The following DNA comes from Nicotiana sylvestris chromosome 10, ASM39365v2, whole genome shotgun sequence.
atttccatgagatacgggcaggaaacatgaacgtgaaagcctttgatgggtctcaaagggccacgattagggaaattaatctttgtctgcagatggggccaacttggttcgatgttgaattccaagtgcttagCATATCAcctacatacaatcttctgttgggtcgaccttggatacatgccgctgtggatgtggcttccacactacaccatgccgtgaagttcgaatgaaACCATCAgaaggtgatcattcacggagatgggagtaaccctatttacaccagtcaaagtATCCCGGTTATCAAGAATAGAAGAAGAATAAgaggggaaacttatcaccacatcgaacatgtcaatacagttgagaaagacaaatggtggagtaataaaatagaaagcatattggaatggtctgggtatgaacccgacaaaaggcttgggaagaatctccagggcattactaaaccaatacagctgaaacgTCATGGTACAACTTTCGGGATCGGATATCAGTATGCATGGCAAGAATATGATGATTAGTCGCCTttatggcgtggtccttattaccctctcgagcaaccagtgccacatttgggtcaaacttttcaccaggctgatacaatatggggaactacaaAAGAAGAAGCTTTAGCTGGGCTAAGGAATTTGTTTCTAGAGGACGAGGATATGGATTGCAATGCGATAATTggggaggaggaggaagaaggcctcaccattcagactgtggagaaagGAGCGTTCTCAAGAATTGGATTGTCGCACCATCCCAGGACcgtcgagtccctgggtagcttggcatttagcctaaatttatttctatagccacGCTAGGCATTTCagatattttcagtaattttttttaaagacgcattttgtttcaaaataattgctcaaTTCATCGAGTTGTACTTGTTTTAggtattttcaattttttatcaATGCATGGctattattattcattattatctttcacactttacTTTAtacaatgttattattacttttcctgatgaaccaatgattatgacatgtaatgagacaacgcaacataaggatagtgactcagatGAAGATAATGAAATAACTGAGGAAATTGttagagaggttgagaactttgagaataaatctaagtccaacctggacgaaaccgaagtaGTAAATTTGTGAGATGCCAAAACCGTCAAAGacactcgcataagcattcacttatcactgacagagaaggaggagtacattcgtttcttgaaggaatatgaggatatctttgcatggtcatatgatgacatgaccggtctaaggacatccatagtggctcacaagttgcttaCCGATCCAATGTGTCTGCCAGTAAAACAAaaactcaaaaagttcaaaccagacatgagcctgaaaatcaaggaagaagtcactaagcaggtcaaagccaaagtcctcagggtagttgagtacccaacctggttagccaacattgtaccaattccaaagaaatatgggaaagtcagagtatgtgttgactatcgagacttaaacagagcaacttccaaggatgactttccactgcaaaatatacatatcctgatcgacaattgcaccaagcatgaactccaatcctttgtagattgcttcgcgggttatcaccagatctggatggatgaagaagatgcagagaaaacaactttcattataccatggggagtgtactgctacaagatgatgccatttggtctaaagaatgctggggctacttatatGTGAGCTAtaacaactatcttccatgatatgatacacaaggaaatagaggtatatattgatgatgtcattatcaaatccaagaggtcCACGGATCACATAACAGACTTGAGAaggttctttgacaggttaagatggtacaatctaaaactaaaccccgcaaaatgtgcatttggggttcccgtAGGGAAGCTATTGGGATTCATTATCAGCTGCCGAgggatcgagttggacccatttaaagttaaggctatcaaggagttaccaccaccaaagagcaaaaagaacgtaatgagcttcctaggacgtttcaactatatcagtcacttcatagcacaatccacagttatatgtgaactCATCTTCAAGaagttgaggaaagatgctgaaacgagttggaccgaagattgtcagaaagctttcgacaaaatcaaggaatacctgtccacaccaccagtcctagtcctgccagaacctgggagacctttgctactctatctatctgtattagatggagccttcagatgtgttttgggataacatgacgagacagggagaaaggagcaagccatatactacctgagtaagaagctcacaccttacgaagcacgatactctctgttGGAATGcatttgttgtgctttgacctggatagcttagaaattgaggcactacttctgtgtaCATACCgcgtacctcatatccaggatagaccctctgaagtacatctttcagaagctcatgccGACCgagaagttagccaagtggcagatactgttaagtgagtttgatatcgtctatgtaacttagAAGGTGGTCAAATGACAAGCATTGggagaccatcttgctgaaaataaTGTGCGAGGTgaatatgaacccttgaaaatgtattttcctgatgaagaagtatcattcgtaggagaggacattactgaagcttacgacggttggaggatgttctttgatggagctacaaatttcaaaggagtgggcattggggCGGTTTTGTtatcagaaataggtcaacaCTACCCTGTATCCGTGAAGCTCAGGTTTctatgcaccaacaatatggcggaatatgaagcttgcatcatggggctcaatctggccatcgatatgaatatacaagaacTACTGGTAATCAGTgattcagatcttctggtacatcaggttcaaggagaatgggctacgaagaacaccaagatacttccatacttgtatcatgtgcagaagttaatgaagagattcacaaagatagaattcaaacatgtgcccagaattcaaaatgagttcgcaGATGCACTGGCCATTtttcatcaatgatacaacatccagataagaatttcattgatcccgtcCCGGTGAGGATCCACAATCAACCGgattactgtgctcatgttgaagaggaaAAGGATGGAAAACCCtagttccacgacatcaaagaatatttggcaagAGGAGAATATCTAGAGCaggcaaaccacactcagaaacgcacgtTATGGAGgctatccaatcacttcttccaaagcggagggatcctgtatagaagaactcctgatctagGGTTGTTAATGTGTGTTGACACAAAGGAGGCTTCCAGATTGCTCGAAGAAACACATGCCGAAaattgtggaccacatatgaatggttttgttctagccaagaaaatactcagagctggatattttggatgaccatggagacggattgcatccGATATGTACAGAAATGCCACCAATGTtaggtacatgcagacatgataagggtACTGTCGTGCCCCCATTTTTCCTCGtagaatcgggttcatgacatttggagggacaacttgttccttttgggaactgggtttgcatttgaagagtcgccacctaatgatttaaggtgcattaggacactaaaagagtttgatttgaataatcagagatagggtaaggtcttgaaattattctaagggggaggtgttaggtacccctcagaatccactagtgtggttcctggccagacaattattgtgaattgaggtgcaattaacatatagacaaataaGGCTTAAATAGGATGGGGTTTCACAGAAGGGTTTGAaaataaacaaagtttggaagaacaaatagaaaagctgatttttttaaaaaaaaagaactgAAATGCTAAAGAAATAagagggggggtcctaggtttatttaaaATACgaatcaccccacacaatattCGGTAATGACTCCTCAGTgaagggctacacgtgacattatcgcgtggtcatcatatacatatctacccttcccaccccgttaaggtatttaaagcgcggaatggtctcgattacttattgcatgctatcacccatcccaatcctatcagtcccggaggcacttaggactactaatcctaaaaggagggatattaggcttatttgtagtttcaaaggtaaaaattctaaggcgacatacaaaaacacatattgcatataAAAAGGGAAAGCACATAAGCATATAGGCTTAattatacctcctcaaacaaacacataaagtagcatgtcttacacatactgcttaggtctgattcaaaagcattaaagacgagggagatgagattgttgaggcagttttagtctattgcataactcagataagaagtccaaatcagACCTGCATGTTGGTTGTAATGATTAACAGAAGCAGGTTCAGTTTACAGatattaccctaaggcttgcctaagtgtttaggcggggtcctataggcatgatatctactgaattcagaaggtGGTAAGACAGTAGAAACTTAAAAATGAATTGTTTGCAATCCTATATGCATACTTGTTAAACTAGTTAAggactcagattattaaaagagaggcagaatttaaacGAATTGATTACAAGTTCTGCAACTGATGATTACTGATTTTTAGATCTGACATTGAGTGAAGTGGATCAGATtcaattagaaactcctataggcatgctttctatacattGCTAATTTTAAAACCTCATAGACGTGGTGTTGAAATGCAGAAgctttatagacatggtatctatatgtagTTTGAATATACAGAAGTTGaaagtaccctataggcatgatttctatatgaagtttgaatatgcaaaattagactagacatataggcatgatttctatatgtatttgaatatgcagaatttagaacatcctataggcatgatttctatatgtatttgaatatgcagaaatatagcagtcctataggcataatttctacatgtatttgaatatgcagaaatatagcggtcctataggcataatttctaccccttttacatacatagttaaccacccttttcactaaccaaccccaagtatttattacaaattattacaagccGGAATGAATAAAATCACATTAGAAAAAGTTAAAAAAAGTACAACCAGAggaggcctgattcttgacttcctctctgagttatgagatagaccaactcaaaagaccattgatccaaagcctttctcaatttgagtgtgtcagagttccctaagagcctcaatgggactccgagtaatgctcacacccaaattttgTATCATCAGAATGGGGACAAGTGCggtatggaagggccagccctcaagtgtccaagttcagagggagctcaatgggtcccaaagcaaggctcacaagagggggggcagaacttaaagtctaagagagagtgcaagtgcaaaaACAGAGTTCTAATGggataaaggagagggaaacagcCACAAACAAGTTGATAAATTTACACAAAAGGGTTCAGGAGGGTAGGAAGTTGCAAAGGAGGGCCAGCTTTGGGCATGCACAGCAATGGAGATGCTGGCATGCCTACAAGCCTACCAGAACATACAATAGTAGAGAAtcatagaggttaggatcccaggGATCAAGCTTGAGTCATGGACAATAATATTCAGTACtatcatgcctcaaacaaaccatagcatcaaacacattggggtagggggtttgggattcataataaatTCAAAACAGGCAGAAAGGAAATTATAGCAAGCTAAAACAAGTACTGAACTGAACACTGGCAATAGACAGACAAGAAGGTAAAAGCATTAAGTAAACACATTATTGTGAGACTGAAAATTTAaccagaacataccagttcaaagaagcaaaatacaGTAAAAGCAGGTAGCAGAACTTTGAAGACAAGCCACAGTACTAGTAACAAGAGAGAATGCTTTTTGAgtgtgagtgtgagttcagaaaacttAGTGTGTTTGTTGAGTCTGTGCGTTTATGAAAAGccaggtatttatagtgtgaaaacaggcagaaaaataaggcaagaaaataattatggaactgtGTACCAATTGAAATCAATCAGtataagaacttcctttaattaaggagttaaaatcaaaCGGTAATATGCAATtgctaaataaggaaagaaatcacatagggctaaatatgaccaataaggaagtAGCTCGAGTACACAGtaggtaatagaggctaggttcatcAGACTCTAATCAAGGAAAGGTTTGTAAGAATCCAATACAAATGTAATCAAGGTAAGGGAATTAATCAAATTGAGTAAAAAAGGTAGGGGtcgaaagttcaaaggaaagtaTTCAAATAGGTCCAAGAGACAGGGAAATCAATacaacaaggaaagaatcaattacaaTAGTGCAATCAGAATTACACAAAGAGGTTTAAAATCAGTCCACAAttaagggttattttgagagggaaatttagcatataaaagagtgcataaacattaggcatgcgaggctaGACTCATGACAAAGGGAATAATCACTTGACAATCACGTAGGTCAATTTCACCAACATTAGTAATAGAAAAAGGggagagtatcagaagcatgcaaaaggTCAAGTAGAAAGCCTTTCTGAAAACTATAGTCCAGTTCCAATGGTCACATAAAGCAACACAAGTTGAAACAAAGATTTCGAAACTCGGTCGAGCaatagatgaaacaacttcagaaactcgaataggtccaaagaaaatagggttttgaaaccaaacaagttcagagatgaggaaCCAGCAAATCATATAGCAAATAGTCTCCGGACTCGAATGAACCCAACGTtttagggtttttaccatcaatcgagtcaTAGAGATGAAAAACAAGCAATCAAACAAATACTAACACGAAAATATATTCAGAAACCTCAAAAGGAACTAAGACTTTTAACATGCACACTCCAGTAAAAGAACAACATAAAGAACATAGTAGAACATGttaaaaatcagaaaagcttCGAACTAATttaacaaaaaccctaaatcggaaaaggtAAAGAGGTTTCAAaagcagagttttgaaagaaactttgagaaaatgtTTAAAAGCTTAGAGAAAACACAGATCTACAACGGATCAAAAAGAATAGGGAGaaacctcgaaggttagggttcCAGAAGAACCCAgaaggtgagaaaggcttggaaagtcacTGATCTAAACATGAGAAGTCAAGATCAGTCTTGAATAGCCATGactggccggagcaaggtcgaaAATGACCGGAGACAGCATGGCGCTGAAATAAACCAAGGTCTGgaccaaacttcttcaaagtctggtCTTGAGACCATAATAGTCGAGCATGTAGGAGTCGTTGGAGGCAGGTACAAGCCTTTAAAggctttggaagccatggattctggcgattttagggtggaagcggagggaggcggctagggtttgagaggagcttgagagagaattgggagaaGGGGGAATTCAAGGGTGGCTACAGATAAGAaatgattaggtttaggggttagttcaggttaaaaaaggaaggggcaaatgtgagccgttgatctaagtgatcaacggctgggattaaaaggggatccgggcgggttatttAAAAGGGTCATGGATAAGGTAGATTAGGActtgggtcagggtaattgggccTCTGGTTGGGTCTAATTAGAGGTTAAGATCTgactaaaattgaaatgcaaatgggctaacatgtaaatagccattttcccttatttattttataaaaaatagtaaaataatttctaaaaataaattaaaagtactaaaatgattaaaaatacataattatcaaataaaaaatactggagtcaattttataaatataactacaattaaattttaaaagaggccaatattgcaattatatgcaatttagttttaaaaatactaaataaacttgtaaaaatatgcaaaaattatgttagctatattttagaaTAGATATGAAaatacaataaatgaatcaccaaaaatgataatttcggGGATAATTATtaggtttttcttgataaaatagggcaataaattgatttaaaaatctttaaaaattaagaaaaaataataaaacgtttggacatacttatatatgcgtacatattctattttgaaagtattttgcatattaaaatatacaaaaaaaattgggtatcaacaggtacCACCTAATGAGCTCaacgcaacaagtgcaccttggccttttgctacctggggaatggatgtcatcagtctgatcgagcccactgcttcaaatgggcacaggttcattttagtggccattgactacttcacaaaatgggtagaggttgcatcctacaaagttgtaaccaagaaagtcgtcgcagactttgtcaaggatcgtatcgtTTGCCGATTCAGAGTTCCCAAGTCCATTATCACTTATAATGCCGCCAATTTCaatagtgacctgatgaaagccatgtgtgaaaccttcaaaattaagaacaaaaactctacaacatacagacctcaaatgaatggagctgtggaagctgctaacaaaaatatcaagaagatactaaggaagatggtagaaaacacaaacaatggcacaagaagttaccctttgccctattagggtaccgcactacagtctgcacatcaactAAGGCAACTCCCTACCTACTGGTTTATGGAACCGAAGTtgtcattccagccgaggtagaaattccttcttaaggatcatacaggaagccaaactcagcgatgcagaatagATAAGGAGTTGTtatgagcaattggcccttatagacagaaaaagaatgaacgcagtatgtcacggtcagctttatcataaTAGAATGTCCAaatctttcaacaaaagggtcaaaccaagatagtTTGTGCCGGGACAGCTAgtgttgaagaagatcttcccgcatcaagatgaagccaaagggaaattctctccaaaCTGGCAAGGtcatggttcacagggtactaacaggaggaacactcatacttacagaaatggacggagaagtttggccgaaaccaatcaattcagatgcagtcaagagatactatgtttagattatttacattCCTTCATCCAATGTAACTGAACTAGgcttgacctgattctcgtttaagaggggatacgtaggcagccctgtgagTTCGGtcatataataataaaattttcattttcccccagaaccagaaactggggcagaattttgaggaggaccctcaaaattccggagcaagtccagctgaCGCCTTCATAGACCAGAAactcagaaattggttaagaaactggggcaaaattttgagaaagttCAGCAAGTTTCGTCACACGCAAATGGCCGAAGGAACATTTATCCAACTGGggaaaaattttgaggaggaccctcaaaattctaaaatgagaaggctgcaatgtctctgaaatatgttacagtcactagtttatttaaaattacttgatatttcatTATGTTTTCCAAAAATAACTCAATTTTTATCAataaattcatatttttgaaaactctattcttgtaacagccaggtgttacccaggtCAACTCAAACAAGGCCCCCAGAATGGAGCGGAGCAAAGCCAGCAgacgaaggcacgaaccaacctccccttacaaaacttacaatttttctttggatgcaggaatgTTGAACATAATAGAAGTATTCGCAAACGTACACATGCCAAAGTCCTAACGATCAGGTCACCAGACGCAAATATATCTCCATCTAAGAACTATTCCATTCTTATTTGTTCTCTACATGAGGCTAACCCCTGCCTCCATATtagcataaggctaagcattgccttccctttgcatgagactaagccctatctcaaaccttgcatgaggctaagccctgcctccatatttgcataaggctaagcattgccttctcttttcaTGAGACTAAGATCCGTCTCaaatattgcataaggctaagccctgccttcatattttcataaggctaagcattgccttctctttgcatgagactaagctctgtctcgaatcttgcatgaggctaagccatgcctccatattttcataagcctaagcattgccttctctttgcatgagactaatctcCGTCTCAagtcttgcataaggctaagccctgccttcatatttgtataagggtaagcattgccttcttcttgcatgagactaagctctgtctcaaatattgcatgaggctaagccctgcctccatatttgcataaggctaagcattgccttctccttgcatgagactaagctctgtctcaaatcttgcatgaggctaagccctgcctccatatttgcataaggctaagcattgccttctccttaCATCAGGCTAAGCCtggcctctatatttgcataaggctaagcattgccttctctttgcatgagactaaactctgtctcaaatcttgcatgagggtaaaccctgcctccatatttgtataaagctaagcactgccttcttataggactaagcattgtcccttccTGCAAAAATGTTGCTCTATTCTTGGCACTATCTTCTTCTCCCGAGCTAAGCTCTGCCCATAAACTCCACGCAAGACTAAGCTTTATCTTGCTATCACTTTCAGTATCATATCTATGCACTTCATGGGCTGACATATAGCcaacctatccaaaggcgtcatagtctgaaGGCAttatcctcatagcctgaagataCTATGTCatagcctgaggatctctcatactgcacatcattattcaaaggcgtcatggttcaaagGCACCATCCCCatggcccaagaacatcatttcatagcctgcgaatctcctatctcacaattcatgacccaggacatcatagtctaaggacgtcatccgcactgtccaaagacaatctttcatggtccaaagggaatttg
Coding sequences within:
- the LOC138879747 gene encoding uncharacterized protein, yielding MYFPDEEVSFVGEDITEAYDGWRMFFDGATNFKGVGIGAVLLSEIGQHYPVSVKLRFLCTNNMAEYEACIMGLNLAIDMNIQELLVISDSDLLVHQVQGEWATKNTKILPYLYHVQKLMKRFTKIEFKHVPRIQNEFADALAIFHQ